CAGGTGAAAAAATACCATATCGGTTCGATTCTCAACGGTGGTGGGACCTTTCCTAATAACGACAAATATGCATCGGAAATGGATTGGGTCAACGTCGCCGAAGCCTATTACCAGGCATCGGTTGATACCAGTGATGGCGGCTTGGGTATTCCCGTGATTTGGGGGACGGATGCAGTGCATGGCCACAATAACGTGGTGCGTGCCACCTTGTTTCCACACAATATCGGCCTGGGCGCCACGCGCAATCCAGCGCTGATTCGCCGCATCGGCGCTGCCACGGCACGCGAGGTGTCGGCCACCGGCGTGCAGTGGACCTTTGCGCCGACGGTTGCCAGTCCGCGCGACGACCGTTGGGGGCGCACCTATGAAGGCTATTCGGAAGACCCTGCCATCGTGCGCCAATTTGCCGCCGAAATGGTCAAGGGAATTCAGGGTGAAGCAGGTACCGATGAACTGTTCTCGCCCTCCAAAATGGTGGCCACGGTCAAGCATTTTGTCGGCGACGGCGGCACGCAAAACGGCCGCGATCGCGGTGACGCCCGCATTTCCGAACGGGAACTCAGGGACATTCACGCTCAGGGCTATGTGGCGGGTCTGGGCGCAGGCGCGCAAACGGTGATGGCGTCATTCAACAGCTGGAATGGTGAGCGCCTGCACGGCAGCTTCCATATGTTGACCGAAGTGCTGAAAAACCAAATGGGTTTTGATGGTTTTGTGGTGGGCGACTGGAACGGTCACGGTTTCGTGAAGGGCTGTGATTTCACGCAGTGCGCCCAGTCTGTCAATGCTGGGCTCGACATGTTTATGTCGATTCAGGAATGGCCCCAGTTATTAGAAAACACCATAAAACAAGCCAAAAACGGCGAGATTCCGATGGCCCGTATCGACGATGCTGTGCGCCGGATCCTGCGGGTGAAAATGCGGGCAGGGTTGTTTGACGGAATGTCGCCAAAGGCCCGGGCCAAGATCAATGGTGTTGGCGACGTATTGGGTAACCCCGAGCATCGCGCGCTGGCACGTGAAGCGGTACGGCAATCGCTGGTACTGTTAAAAAACAAAACGGTATTCTGCCTTTGTCACCCAAAGCCAATATTCTCGTGGCGGGCGATGGTGCACACAACATTGGTAAACAATCCGGCGGGTGGACACTGTCGTGGCAAGGCACGGGTAACACCAATGAAGATTTCCCCGGCGCCACATCGATATACGACGGCTTGAAAGCGCAGGTGGAGGCGGCGGGTGGCCAGATCCGTTTGAGCGAGCAGGGCGAATATACCGATAAGCCCGACGTGGCGATTGTGGTGTACGGAGAAAATCCCTATGCCGAATGGCAGGGGGATATTAATTCCCTGGAGTATCAACCGGCCACCCGCGCAGATATCAAATTATTGTCTGCCTTAAAACGCGACGGGATTCCGGTGGTATCGGTATTTTTGTCGGGCAGGCCCCTGTGGGTGAATGCGGAGTTAAATCAGTCAGATGCGTTTGTTGCCGCGTTTTTGCCGGGCTCTGAAGGTGCCGGTGTGGCCGATGTGCTCCTGACCGATGCGGAAGGACGTGCCCAGTACGACTTTGTGGGCAAGCTTTCGTTCAGCTGGCCGCGGGATCTCAGTCAGGTGCAGCTTAATGTGGGCGATAAGGAATACGATCCGCTGTTCGCTTACGGCTACGGGTTGAGCTACGGCGATACTGACACCCTGGCCGATAACCTGCCCGAAGACCGCGCAGCGTTCGCGACCGCCATGGGGCCAGTTCCGCTGGGTATTTTTGAAAGCCGGGTGCTGGACCCCTGGTCAATGTATGCCCGCACCCCCGAAGGCCGGGTGGCGGCGACCACCAATAGCCTGAGCGATGCTTGGATCAGTATCACCGGTCACGATTATCTGTTGCAGGACGATGCGCGGCGCATTGCATTTACCGGCCGGGGCAAAGCGGCCGCCCAAATTGCCAGCGACATGCCGGTAGACTTCAGTGGATTTGTTGCGTCCGATGCGGCATTGATTATGGATTTGCGGGTTAATCAGCAACCGGAAGGCGATGTCGAACTGGGTATGCACTGCTTGCCTGATTGTGCCGGTGCAGTGTCGGTAACGGATGCCATGGCGAAAAAACCGGCCGGTCAGTGGCAGAAATTTTCAGTCGATATGACCTGCCTGGTGAAGGCGGGCCTGCAGGCCGACAGGGTCAGCGCGCCGTTCGTATTGAGTTCGGCCGGTACACTGGATATTTCACTGGCGAATATCCAGCTGATGCCCGGCAAGGCGTCTGAAGCCGATGTGCGATGTTCAGAATAAAAGGGCAGTTAGCATAAAAAAGCCGGCAATGCCGGCTTTTTTATGGCAGTGTAATCAGCCAAGGCGTTCTTTCAGGTAGCTGTCGTAATCCGGTACCTGGCGTTCAAAACTGCCGCGGAATAAGGTCGAGCCCACCATGACATCGGCGGAACTGCGGTTGCAGGCCACGGGAATATTCCACACGGCGGCGATGCGCAGCAGGGCCTTTACATCGGGGTCGTGGGGCATGGGCTGGAACGGATCCCAGAAAAAAATCAGGAAATCCACTTTGCCCTCGGTGATTAATGAACCAATTTGTTGATCGCCACCCAACGGGCCACTGATCAGCTTGTTGATCGTCAGGCCTGTTTCCCGCTCGATGATGGCGCCCGTTGTCCCGGTTCCATAGAGTGTGTGTGGCGCCAGGTCGGCCTTGTGTTTTTGGCACCAGGCCACCAGTTCCTGTTTTTTGTTGTCGTGCGCTACCAGCGCCACTTGCTTGGTGGCCGCGGTGTGTATGGTTTTTTGTTGCATGGGGATTCCTGTGACAATCCGTTTTCCGGGATTGTAGCAGGCGCGGGATAAAAAAGGATGAGTGAGGGAGTTGCGGTGGTCTGACCGATTTTCCACGCGCAGAGAACAGAACGAATGGGTTTGTGTGATGACCGGTCAAAAAGCGGTGTGGCTAATAAAAAAATGCCCGCCGGGGCGGGCTTAAGCGGTGCATCACACTTAACGAGGTTCAGAACCTTTGAGCGCGTAAAACGCGATATAGCAGTAACAAGCGGCGGGTAGCA
This region of Simiduia agarivorans SA1 = DSM 21679 genomic DNA includes:
- a CDS encoding putative glycoside hydrolase — its product is MYARTPEGRVAATTNSLSDAWISITGHDYLLQDDARRIAFTGRGKAAAQIASDMPVDFSGFVASDAALIMDLRVNQQPEGDVELGMHCLPDCAGAVSVTDAMAKKPAGQWQKFSVDMTCLVKAGLQADRVSAPFVLSSAGTLDISLANIQLMPGKASEADVRCSE
- a CDS encoding glycoside hydrolase family 3 protein, whose translation is MKTYQTSLLISLALLALVACKTESDKPSTGVTWPAVNSPIQKDPAMEARISELLSRMTVEQKVGQMIQAEIRYITPEQVKKYHIGSILNGGGTFPNNDKYASEMDWVNVAEAYYQASVDTSDGGLGIPVIWGTDAVHGHNNVVRATLFPHNIGLGATRNPALIRRIGAATAREVSATGVQWTFAPTVASPRDDRWGRTYEGYSEDPAIVRQFAAEMVKGIQGEAGTDELFSPSKMVATVKHFVGDGGTQNGRDRGDARISERELRDIHAQGYVAGLGAGAQTVMASFNSWNGERLHGSFHMLTEVLKNQMGFDGFVVGDWNGHGFVKGCDFTQCAQSVNAGLDMFMSIQEWPQLLENTIKQAKNGEIPMARIDDAVRRILRVKMRAGLFDGMSPKARAKINGVGDVLGNPEHRALAREAVRQSLVLLKNKTVFCLCHPKPIFSWRAMVHTTLVNNPAGGHCRGKARVTPMKISPAPHRYTTA
- a CDS encoding methylglyoxal synthase; translation: MQQKTIHTAATKQVALVAHDNKKQELVAWCQKHKADLAPHTLYGTGTTGAIIERETGLTINKLISGPLGGDQQIGSLITEGKVDFLIFFWDPFQPMPHDPDVKALLRIAAVWNIPVACNRSSADVMVGSTLFRGSFERQVPDYDSYLKERLG